Below is a genomic region from Sneathia vaginalis.
TACTTGGAAGACAATATGTTATTAAAACAGATCCAGCAATACTAGTTATAGGGGCTTGTAACTTAGATTTACAAGGTGTACCTGAAGATACCTTAAAATTTCACGACTCAAACATTGGAAAAATAAATATTAGACTTGGCGGTGTCGCAAGAAATATAGCAGTCAACTTGAAGAAATTAATGACTAACATTAAATTCATAACAGTTTTAGGTGAAAATTTCTATAGCAATAAATTAATAGACGATTTAAATATTCGTAGAATAGACACAACTGATATTTTAAGAGTTCCTGATGAAACTATATCTATGTACTTATCAATATTAGATAATAACGGTGAAATGGTTTCTGGTATAACCGATATGGATATATTAAAATATATCACACCAGACTTCTTAAAAGAAAAAGTTGATGTTATTAAAAACGCTGAAATTATCGTAGTTGATACTAATATTTCTCAAGAAAGCTTAGAATATATAGCAAGTATCAAAGGAACTAATCAAAAATTAGTTGTTGATACTGTTTCAATTAAAAAGTCTGAAAGAATTAAAAATATTTTAGATAAGATTGATGTTTTAAAGACTAACAAACTTGAACTTGAATCTATCTTCGGTAAAACATTTAGAAACAAAAAGGAAATGAGACAAGCTATGAGAGAACTTATAGCCAAAGGTGTTAAAGACGTTTACATAACTCTTGGTTATGATGGCATCTTAGCTATGAATGCTAAAAAATCTTTAAAATTGCCTCTACCTATAGTAAAACATGTTGAAGATATTACAGGTGCTAGTGACATATTTACAGCTGCTTTAGTATACTGTGCAAAGAATGACTTACCATTAACTAAAACTGCTAAAGTTGCACAAGCTGCATCAATTTTAAAGATGTCACAAACTGGAACTATTCCAGAAGAATTTTCATTTGACTTATTAAATGAAAAAGTAAAAGAACTATACAATCAAGCTATATTCAATGGCGAAGATGATGAAGAACTATAAAATATACATTGCTCCAATGTCTGGTATAACCGATTATTCGTATCGTCAGATATTAAAAAAGTTCCATCCAGATCTTATGTATACTGAGATGGTTAATTCCACTTTATTTACTCGTGAAAATGAGAAAACATTAAAAACTATCATGAGAATGAGTAAAGATGAAAATACTGGCATACAATTATTCGGTTCTGACATGGATGAACTTTTTTCAAATTTTTGCAAACTACATGAAATGGGCTACCATGATTTACTTTTAAATATGGGCTGTCCTAAACCAAAAATTTTGAAAAATGGTTCTGGAGCTGGCTTACTTGATAGAATAGATGATATCGATTCACTGCTTACTAGACTAAATAGGGAAAAAATTAAAGTGTCACTAAAGATTAGACTCTGTGACAAAATCGATGAATACTTTGCCTTAGCGTATAAGCAGGAAATTCCTTATCTTTGTGTTCACGCAAGAAGCTTACAAGAAAAATTTGAGTCTGATTCACATTTTGAAGAAATCAAAAGGTTATCTAAATTACCCAGAAACTTTGAATTTATCGCTAATGGTGGGATATATTCACTTGAAGACTTCAAAAATATACAAGACATAAATATAGATGGTATTATGCTTGCAAGAGGAATAATAGGAAATCCTTGGCTAATTTCAGAAATACAAAATGGCATTAATTATACACCTACATTAGATGAAATTAAATCTACATTAATTGAACACATTCAATTAATCAAAGAAGACAAAGGAGAGAAAAAGGCTGTTATAGAAATAAATAAATTTTTAGAACACTACTTTAAAAACTTTAATATCAACTATACCGACATTATGTTAGAAATGGATTATGCTAAAAAAATTGAGTATATAAAAAGGGCTATCTAAACTAGTTAGAGAACCCTTTCTTTTTTATTTAGTTGCTTTTTCAACATCTTCATTTAATTGTTCTTTTGATCTTCCACCTATTAATGTATCAACAGGTTTTCCATCTTTAAATATTACTAATGTCGGAATACTTCTAACTCCATAGAATGCTGCTAAATCTGGATATTTATCAACATCTACTTTTACTATTCTGTATTCTACTTCCATAGATAACTCATCTAATACAGGCCCTAATGCTCTACATGGTCCACACCATGTTGCAAAAAAGTCTACTACTGTAACTCCTTTTTCTAAAATAGCTGTTGCTAATAAGCTATCTACTACATTTTCTCCTTCATAATGAACTACTTTACTCATATTCTCCCCCTTATTTTGCAGATAATGCTGCCATTGTTATATAGTTATATGGTTGGTTAAAGTGTGGTAAGAAGAATATATCTAATAATTTAAACTTATCTATTGTTATACCTTCTTGTATTGCTAGTGAGAATACATGTATACCCATAGATATGTCATATTTAGATGCAATTTGTGCTCCAACTATTCTTCTTGATTCTTTTTCATAAACTATTTTTATCATAACTTTTTCATTTTCAGATTCCATAAATCCTGGTTTTTGAAGATCGTTATAACTTGTAGATAATACATCCATTCCTAATGCTTTCGCCTTTTCTTCACTTAAACCTGTTGAAACCATATTAAATCCATAAATTGATATACCATTTGAACCTTGTACACCTATTGATTCTAACTTAGTTCCACAAGCATTGTGTGCTGCGATAATACCTGATCTAACTGCATTAGTTGCTAATGCAATGTAGTCTATACTTCTTGTTGCATTATCATATATACTTGCACAGTCTCCTATTGCATATACATCTTTTTGACTTGTTTCTTGGTTTCTATTAACCTTGTATGCATTCTTGAATAATTCTAACTTATCTTTTAATAAGTCTGTGTTAGGTCTAAATCCTACACAAAGTATAACCATGTCTGTGTTTATAGTTCCCTTATCTGTTTTAACACCAGTTACCTTTGTATCTCCTAGTATTTCTACTAATTTTTCACCATAGTGAGTTTTGATTCCATGTTCAACTAATACCTTATTCATTTCTTCTCTGAATTCTTTATCATAGTATGTTGTTAAACACATTTCTTTAGCATCAAGTAATGCTACTTCTTTACCTATTCTCTTAAATGCTTCAGCTAATTCAACTCCTATGTATCCTGCACCAACTACTGTTACATGGTTTATCTTTTCATGATCAATTTTATCGATTACTTCTTGAGCGTTTTGGAATAGTTTTACAAATTGTACATTTTCTAAGTCTCTTCCAGGTACCTTTATATCTATTGGTAATGAACCAGTTGATAATATTAATTTATCATATTTTTCTTCATATTTCTTTCCATCTTTTCCTACTGCATAAACAACTTTTTTGTCAAAGTCTACATTTGTAACTTCTGTTTCCATATGTACAGTTGCACCTTTTCTTTCAAAAACGTCTTTTGAGCAATAGAACAATCCATCTGAACCCTTTATTTGCTTACCTATCCATAATGCCATTCCACAACCTAAAAAGCTAATGTTGCTATTTCTTTCAAATACAACTACTTCATTTCCTTTATAGTTGTCTAAAATTGTATTTACAGCAGCTGTTCCTGCATGGTTTGCACCTATTACAACAATTTTCATTTTCATACCTCCATGTTTTTTTATTCAAGTTTATTTGACATCTTTATTATATCATATCTTTTAATTTTTTCAAGAATTCTTTTAAATCTGCCACTGTTATACTCGAATTAGATGCAACATTTTTCCATATTTTACTGTATTTTGTAGCGTAAAATAGACCTAATGTGTGCATAGTAAAATGATAAACTCTTCCATCATATTTTTCTAAAAATTTTATCATTTTTTCTAATATTTCTATTCTTGATATCTTATCTTCATTAAATAGCATGGGGTTATCGTAACTTGCTCTACCTATCATAACAGAATCTACATGCTTTAATTGTTCTTCTACATCTTCTAATGTCTTTATACCACCATTTATCTCTATATCGTATTCTGGTCTATCTTTTTTTAACCTATACACCATATCATAGTCTAATTGTGGTATAGTCCTATTTTCACTTGGACTAAGACCTTTTAATATTGCTATTCTTGCATGAATGATATTTCTTTTAACACCTGCTTTATGTAATTTATCAACAAAATTAATTAATTCTTCATAGCCAACTATTTTTCTATCATTTTTTAGTATACCTGTACCATCTATACCTATTCTATGTTTTACCGTTACATCTTTTTGACAAATATCTTGTATTACCTTAACCATATCACAGACCAAATCTGGTTGGGACATTAAATATGCTCCCATATGGTTATCCGATACCCTATCAGATGGACAACCTGCATTAATATTAATTTCATCAAAACTATATTCTTTCAGTATTTCACAAGCTTTTTTTGTATACTCTATACTAGAAGTTGCTAATTGAAATACTAATTTATGTTCATTTTCATCAAATTTTAATATTCTATCTCTATCACCATTTATTACTGCCTGAGCCGTAATCATTTCAGTGTATAGGGTAGATTTTGTATTAAACATTCTAATAAATTGCCTAAAATTATATGTCGTCCTATCCACCATAGGTGCTATACTCATTTTTTCTACCATCTAGTTATTTTCCTCTTTTATTTTACTCCAAACTTCTTTCATGCTCTTTTCAAACTTGTTGTCTGAATACTCATAAAATTTAATTGGATTATTCATATATACTTGTTTTGTGTAATGATTCTTAAAATTATGTGGATAAACATATTGCTTAATACCTTCTCTTGTTAAGTGCTTAGGTACATCTTGGACTCCATTTTCACGTATATTTTCTAGTGCACTGTTTATCGCGTTATAGCTACTATTACTCTTAGGTGATAGGGCAAGATATATTACGCACTCTGCTAAAATTATTCTAGCTTCTGGTAAACCTATCTTTTCAACTGCACGCATACACGATACAGCCACATCTAATGCCTTTACATTTGCAAGCCCTATATCCTCACTAGCTAATATTACAAGCCTTCTTGCTATATACAATATATCTTCTCCGCCATCTATCATACTTGCTAGCCAGTAAATGCTTGCATTTTCATCACTACCCCTAATACTTTTTATCATGGCAGATATCCTATCATACTTGTCACTATCGTTATATCTTCTCCTAATATCTAAGCCCTGCTTTACAACATCAAAGCCCACTTTACCAATCAATTCTAGTGTGTTTATAGCTATTCTAGCATCTCCATCATAAATAGATAATATATATCTTCTTATTTCTTCTGTCACTTGTATATCATATTTTTTTGAAACATTGTCCACTATTTTTAAGATTTCATCAGTACTTAATTTATCGAATTTTAAAACTACACATCTTGATACTAATGCCTTGTTTAGGTTATAGAAAGGGTTTTCTGTTGTTGTACCAATAAGGATAACATTACCCTCTTCTATGTCTTGTAATAAGGAGTCTTGTTGTGATCTATTAAATCTGTGTATTTCATCAAAAAGTAATATTGTCTTTTTGTTATTTAAGTTCATCATTTCTTTTGCTCTTAAACAAACACTTTTTACTTCTTGTACACCTGTGTTAATAGCATTTAGGTACTCAATATTATACCCCAACTCTTTAGCAAGTATTCTTGATAAAGTTGTTTTACCAGTCCCAGAAGGCCCATATATTAAAAGATTTACTAATTCTTTTTTCTTTACTATTTTCTCTATTATTCCCATAGCATAAGATTGACCTACAAATTCTTTTAAACTTGTAGGTCTTGCTCTATATGCCAATGGCTTATTTTCTTTTTTACTATATATCCCTAATTGTTCCATATTATCTTCCATATATTTCAGTTATATGCCCTATAGCACCAGCTAATTCATGTGTTAATACTCCTTCTCTTAACTTGAATTGCCAGTTACCTGAACCTACACCTGGAACATTCATTCTTGTATCGCTACCATAACATAAGTAGTCTTGTATAGGAATTATACTATACTTTGCTACACTTCTATGTGCAAGACGTATAAGTCTCCAACACATACCATCATCGCTTGCTGAGTCTGTATAATCTCTTACAAGTCCTCTTTCATATTCATTTAATGAATTGTACCAACCTTGTGTTGTATCATTGTCATGTGTACCTGTATATACTACACAATTAGTTGTTGTGTAATTGTGTGGTAAGTAAACATTATCTGGATCATCATCAAATGCAAATTGAAGTATCTTCATTCCAGGATATCCTGTTTCTTCTACCAATTTAATATCTTCTTCTTCAAGATTACCTAAATCTTCTGCAATAATTTTTAAGTTTGGATATTCTTCTTCTATTGATTTGAATAAGTCTATTCCAGGTCCTTCTACCCATTTACCATTTATTGCAGTTTCTTCACCATAAGGT
It encodes:
- a CDS encoding carbohydrate kinase, translated to MTKRERQIYELIKSRPSITQNQIARELKISRASVAVHITHIIQKGFILGRQYVIKTDPAILVIGACNLDLQGVPEDTLKFHDSNIGKINIRLGGVARNIAVNLKKLMTNIKFITVLGENFYSNKLIDDLNIRRIDTTDILRVPDETISMYLSILDNNGEMVSGITDMDILKYITPDFLKEKVDVIKNAEIIVVDTNISQESLEYIASIKGTNQKLVVDTVSIKKSERIKNILDKIDVLKTNKLELESIFGKTFRNKKEMRQAMRELIAKGVKDVYITLGYDGILAMNAKKSLKLPLPIVKHVEDITGASDIFTAALVYCAKNDLPLTKTAKVAQAASILKMSQTGTIPEEFSFDLLNEKVKELYNQAIFNGEDDEEL
- a CDS encoding tRNA dihydrouridine synthase, which encodes MKNYKIYIAPMSGITDYSYRQILKKFHPDLMYTEMVNSTLFTRENEKTLKTIMRMSKDENTGIQLFGSDMDELFSNFCKLHEMGYHDLLLNMGCPKPKILKNGSGAGLLDRIDDIDSLLTRLNREKIKVSLKIRLCDKIDEYFALAYKQEIPYLCVHARSLQEKFESDSHFEEIKRLSKLPRNFEFIANGGIYSLEDFKNIQDINIDGIMLARGIIGNPWLISEIQNGINYTPTLDEIKSTLIEHIQLIKEDKGEKKAVIEINKFLEHYFKNFNINYTDIMLEMDYAKKIEYIKRAI
- the trxA gene encoding thioredoxin, which encodes MSKVVHYEGENVVDSLLATAILEKGVTVVDFFATWCGPCRALGPVLDELSMEVEYRIVKVDVDKYPDLAAFYGVRSIPTLVIFKDGKPVDTLIGGRSKEQLNEDVEKATK
- the nox gene encoding H2O-forming NADH oxidase, which gives rise to MKIVVIGANHAGTAAVNTILDNYKGNEVVVFERNSNISFLGCGMALWIGKQIKGSDGLFYCSKDVFERKGATVHMETEVTNVDFDKKVVYAVGKDGKKYEEKYDKLILSTGSLPIDIKVPGRDLENVQFVKLFQNAQEVIDKIDHEKINHVTVVGAGYIGVELAEAFKRIGKEVALLDAKEMCLTTYYDKEFREEMNKVLVEHGIKTHYGEKLVEILGDTKVTGVKTDKGTINTDMVILCVGFRPNTDLLKDKLELFKNAYKVNRNQETSQKDVYAIGDCASIYDNATRSIDYIALATNAVRSGIIAAHNACGTKLESIGVQGSNGISIYGFNMVSTGLSEEKAKALGMDVLSTSYNDLQKPGFMESENEKVMIKIVYEKESRRIVGAQIASKYDISMGIHVFSLAIQEGITIDKFKLLDIFFLPHFNQPYNYITMAALSAK
- the dusA gene encoding tRNA dihydrouridine(20/20a) synthase DusA, with the protein product MVEKMSIAPMVDRTTYNFRQFIRMFNTKSTLYTEMITAQAVINGDRDRILKFDENEHKLVFQLATSSIEYTKKACEILKEYSFDEININAGCPSDRVSDNHMGAYLMSQPDLVCDMVKVIQDICQKDVTVKHRIGIDGTGILKNDRKIVGYEELINFVDKLHKAGVKRNIIHARIAILKGLSPSENRTIPQLDYDMVYRLKKDRPEYDIEINGGIKTLEDVEEQLKHVDSVMIGRASYDNPMLFNEDKISRIEILEKMIKFLEKYDGRVYHFTMHTLGLFYATKYSKIWKNVASNSSITVADLKEFLKKLKDMI
- a CDS encoding replication-associated recombination protein A, which produces MEQLGIYSKKENKPLAYRARPTSLKEFVGQSYAMGIIEKIVKKKELVNLLIYGPSGTGKTTLSRILAKELGYNIEYLNAINTGVQEVKSVCLRAKEMMNLNNKKTILLFDEIHRFNRSQQDSLLQDIEEGNVILIGTTTENPFYNLNKALVSRCVVLKFDKLSTDEILKIVDNVSKKYDIQVTEEIRRYILSIYDGDARIAINTLELIGKVGFDVVKQGLDIRRRYNDSDKYDRISAMIKSIRGSDENASIYWLASMIDGGEDILYIARRLVILASEDIGLANVKALDVAVSCMRAVEKIGLPEARIILAECVIYLALSPKSNSSYNAINSALENIRENGVQDVPKHLTREGIKQYVYPHNFKNHYTKQVYMNNPIKFYEYSDNKFEKSMKEVWSKIKEENN